One part of the Salmo salar chromosome ssa10, Ssal_v3.1, whole genome shotgun sequence genome encodes these proteins:
- the zgc:153738 gene encoding dynein regulatory complex protein 11: MSHSTYNKLWADAQVELNSLLAQESPAQPPRPEKDRVVFFQRLATLYVRYVQIFRQLEEAYDQVVHPQKRKVIREVLDGVMGRVLELKNEMVEKEFSEYHYMDDVIQDMKLTPEDIEIPIPRYFLSERSKVLQERGNLLSNILNLMEVVERPKPVGVRTLNLEEAIKIIQVSERARQGRLRAKFMREIQRDEERQRRAKDRDLGAAAIDTAVVRIQKVWKGYVQRKKTKREREEEMIFLGMAMEPRHTQPCPAMTAAQANEARRRGKQEEHEEDYQKSIVAITDKLREVEGPDMRETMKDQIRQWFIECHDATGTFPDYPEEEDGGSTLIFAEKTPQQLMEELAAKDEEDANKNTKGKEEKKDKGKKDKGKGGDEEEESGLKMLPSAFLGELEVGHKTFSEVWQNRTESKNFSQRHEAELIKEEKRKEIEVEIRLQVDELMRQELANWKLAVDKDKGGKAKGAAKKKKGSKSGKKKKKDKDLTADRNIESLYQELVEQGLLKQSDNVKLQDYLGDYSYLGTTLRQTDIEPMPSLSDVRQVIALYAVLPLGSQVVHEKAPLVKAILLAGPAGVGKKMLVHAICQETGANLFDLSPLNLAGKYPGKSGLAMMLHMVFKVARLMQPSVVWIGDTEKMFYKKVPKEEKELDPKRLKKDLPKILKSIKGEDRVLVVGTTHDPFNADLKSLCKVYSKIILIPRPDYASRYVMWRQLIKENGGQVTAALDLSSLAKISDGYTQGHMVQVVRSILTERRVQQLAKRPLSAAEFVAPLAKIDPVFQDEEEALKNWYAKTPLGKKRAKAASGMEGEEEAPTKGGKDAKKKGKK; the protein is encoded by the exons ATGTCTCACAG TACATACAACAAACTGTGGGCTGATGCCCAGGTCGAGTTGAACTCCCTTCTGGCTCAGGAGTCCCCTGCTCAACCTCCTCGCCCAGAGAAGGACCGAGTGGTGTTCTTCCAACGCCTGGCCACCCTCTACGTGCGCTACGTGCAGATCTTCAGGCAGCTGGAGGAGGCCTATGACCAGGTGGTTCATCCCCAGAAGAGGAAAGTGATCCGGGAGGTCCTGGATGGCGTGATGGGGCGGGTGCTGGAACTCAAGAATGAGATGGTGGAGAAAGAGTTCTCTGAGTACCATTACATGGACGATGTCATCCAGGACATGAAGCTCACGCCT GAGGACATTGAGATCCCCATCCCTCGATATTTCCTCAGTGAACGCAGCAAGGTGTTGCAGGAGAGAGGGAATCTGCTCTCCAACATCCTCAACCTCATGGAGGTAGTCGAGCGACCCAAA CCTGTAGGAGTGCGTACACTGAACCTGGAGGAAGCCATAAAGATCATCCAGGTGTCAGAGAGGGCCCGCCAGGGTCGCCTGAGGGCCAAGTTCATGAGGGAGATCCAGCGTGATGAGGAAAGGCAGAGGAGGGCCAAGGACAGGGACCTGGGGGCAGCGGCCATCGACACGGCTGTGGTTCGCATCCAGAAG GTGTGGAAGGGTTATGTGCAGAGGAAAAAAacaaagagggagcgagaggaggagatgatATTTTTGGGCATG GCCATGGAGCCCAGACACACCCAGCCCTGTCCTGCCATGACAGCTGCCCAGGCCAACGAGGCCCGTCGGAGGGGCAAGCAGGAGGAGCACGAGGAGGACTACCAGAAGTCCATTGTGGCCATCACAGACAAACTCAGAGAGGTGGAGGGGCCCGACATGAGGGAGACCATGAAGGACCAGATCAGACAGTGGTTCATCGAATGCCA tgatgcaacaggaactTTCCCTGACTAcccagaggaggaggatggaggctcGACTCTCATCTTTGCAGAGAAAACACCTCAACAG TTAATGGAGGAACTAGCAGCAAAAGATGAGGAGGACGCCAACAAAAACACGAAAGGGAAGGAGGAAAAGAAGGACAAAGGGAAGAAAGACAAGGGAAAGGGAGGAGATGAG GAGGAGGAATCTGGGCTAAAGATGCTGCCATCTGCTTTCCTAGGAGAACTGGAAGTAGGACACAAGACCTTTAGCG AGGTGTGGCAGAATCGTACCGAGTCCAAGAACTTCAGCCAGAGGCACGAGGCTGAGCTGAtcaaggaggagaagaggaaggagatTGAGGTGGAGATCAGGTTGCAG GTGGATGAGCTGATGAGGCAGGAGCTGGCTAACTGGAAACTGGCCGTGGATAAAGATAAGGGTGGCAAAGCCAAGGGAGCCGCAAAG AAAAAGAAAGGGTCGAAAAGtggaaagaagaaaaagaaagacAAAGATCTGACAGCTGATAG GAATATTGAGTCTCTGTATCAGGAACTGGTGGAACAGGGCTTGTTGAAACAATCAGATAACGTTAAACTGCAGGATTATTTAG GCGACTATAGCTATCTGGGGACGACGTTAAGACAAACTGACATTGAGCCCATGCCTTCGCTATCTGACGTGAGACAGGTTATAGCTCTGTACGCCGTCTTACCTTTAG GTTCTCAGGTGGTCCATGAGAAGGCTCCTCTGGTGAAGGCCATCCTGCTGGCAGGGCCCGCGGGCGTAGGCAAGAAGATGCTGGTCCATGCCATCTGCCAGGAGACGGGCGCCAACCTATTTGATCTGTCACCTCTTAACCTGGCAGGGAAATACCCCGGCAAGAGTGGCCTGGCCATGATGCTCCACATGGTGTTCAAG GTTGCCAGACTGATGCAGCCATCAGTGGTGTGGATTGGAGATACAGAGAAAATGTTTTACAAGAAAGTCCCGAAGGAGGAAAAAGAG TTAGATCCAAAACGCTTGAAGAAAGACTTGCCCAAGATCCTCAAATCGATCAAAGGGGAAGATCGTGTTCTAGTCGTGGGAACGACTCATGATCCATTCAATGCCGACCTCAAATCACTATGCAAGGTGTACAGCAAAATTATCCTCATTCCACGTCCCGACTACGCCTCACGATATG TCATGTGGAGGCAGTTGATCAAGGAGAACGGAGGACAGGTGACGGCTGCCCTGGACCTGAGCTCCTTGGCCAAGATCTCTGATGGCTACACGCAGGGTCATATGGTGCAGGTGGTGCGCAGCATACTGACGGAGCGCCGCGTCCAGCAGCTGGCCAAGAGACCCCTGAGCGCCGCCGAGTTTGTGGCCCCGCTGGCCAAGATCGACCCTGTGTTTCAGGATGAGGAGGAGGCCCTGAAG AATTGGTATGCTAAAACTCCTCTGGGTAAGAAGCGAGCCAAGGCTGCCtcaggaatggagggagaggaggaggcacCGACAAAGGGAGGCAAAGATGCCAAGAAGAAAGGGAAGAAGTAA